From the genome of Gracilinanus agilis isolate LMUSP501 unplaced genomic scaffold, AgileGrace unplaced_scaffold58186, whole genome shotgun sequence:
TCCCCCTACAATGTCTGTGTGCCCACAAGCACATCCATGAGGTAATCTAGTTCAGACACGTCCAGTCCTTGTCCCTGGATCTTGTCCTCGGTTTCCCCAGAGTCTGTTTTGAGGTTGGGCCAGAGTTCACAGTCATACATGGAAGTGTCAATGTCATCAAAGAGAccctccagtccatcctccaggAGGAGTTCCAAGGACCCTAGAGGAGCTGGCCGGCCAGGGTCCAGCCCGGTCTCGGGGGGCCGGCTCAGGGGGATGTCTTCAGAGAAGGCTGTCTGTGTGTCGCAGAGGCCCTCAATGTGGCTCAGGTCATCCAGGAGGGCTGAGACGGATGTGCACAGAGGGGCATCAGGGGCCACTGGAAGGGGGTCAACAGGAGCTGGAGAAGGCGGTTCTGGGGGGGACGGCTCCAAGGCCATAGAGGACTG
Proteins encoded in this window:
- the LOC123256371 gene encoding SERTA domain-containing protein 1-like — protein: MLGKGVKRKREEEEEEDLTSQDWWLEETTPSPSPEEGASPAPLPPSSLFNLSIFKLHHGLRRGEPDLRHLVLVVNTLRRIQSSMALEPSPPEPPSPAPVDPLPVAPDAPLCTSVSALLDDLSHIEGLCDTQTAFSEDIPLSRPPETGLDPGRPAPLGSLELLLEDGLEGLFDDIDTSMYDCELWPNLKTDSGETEDKIQGQGLDVSELDYLMDVLVGTQTL